In a genomic window of Syntrophorhabdaceae bacterium:
- a CDS encoding ABC transporter permease — protein MLRYLLKRLFFMIPMLLGISIISFAVIHLTPGEPSVLEAEMNPKVTKEVRDRIKAYYGLDKPLHIQYFLWLKRIVRLDFGPSFAPDRRPVIDKIAERLPITITIELLSTVLFFMVGIPIGVYSARYKDSWLDKGLSAFVFAGYAMPHFWLALLLMLFFGVYLEVLPISGIKSFDFADLSFFEKGIDLVKHLVIIVFCSSIGGLAGVSRYMKNSLLEVLRQEYITTAYAKGLPERMVLRKHALRNSLLPVITIFGLSVPGLIGGSVIMESIFSIPGMGQLFFMSVMSRDYPTIMGILVIGAFLTLLGNLLADIMYAVADPRIRIG, from the coding sequence GTGCTGCGCTATCTCCTTAAACGTCTCTTCTTCATGATCCCCATGCTGCTGGGTATATCGATCATCTCTTTCGCAGTGATCCACCTGACGCCGGGAGAGCCGAGCGTGCTCGAAGCGGAGATGAACCCCAAAGTGACCAAGGAAGTGAGGGACAGGATAAAGGCCTATTACGGGCTCGATAAACCGCTTCATATCCAGTACTTCCTCTGGCTCAAGAGGATCGTGCGGCTCGATTTCGGCCCTTCTTTCGCCCCCGACAGAAGACCTGTTATCGACAAAATTGCGGAGCGGCTCCCGATTACGATCACAATCGAGCTTTTATCGACGGTCCTCTTCTTCATGGTGGGCATTCCCATAGGGGTATACTCGGCGCGGTATAAAGACAGTTGGCTTGATAAAGGATTGAGCGCGTTCGTGTTTGCGGGCTACGCCATGCCCCATTTCTGGCTCGCCCTCCTGCTCATGCTCTTTTTTGGGGTCTATCTGGAAGTGCTGCCCATATCGGGGATAAAATCATTCGACTTTGCAGACCTTTCTTTCTTCGAGAAGGGCATCGACCTCGTGAAGCACCTTGTCATCATCGTGTTTTGCTCGTCTATCGGCGGTCTCGCGGGAGTGTCCCGGTATATGAAGAACAGTCTTCTCGAAGTGTTGCGGCAGGAGTATATCACCACCGCCTATGCGAAAGGGCTTCCCGAGCGGATGGTCCTGAGAAAGCATGCGCTTCGGAACTCGCTCCTTCCCGTGATCACCATATTCGGCCTGTCGGTACCGGGTCTGATCGGAGGAAGTGTAATAATGGAGAGCATTTTTTCCATTCCCGGTATGGGGCAGCTCTTCTTCATGAGCGTCATGTCGAGGGACTACCCGACCATCATGGGCATCCTCGTGATCGGGGCCTTCCTCACCCTCCTGGGCAACCTTCTTGCAGATATCATGTATGCGGTAGCGGACCCGAGAATAAGGATAGGATGA
- a CDS encoding peptide-binding protein encodes MFPKLWIIWALVLFFCLSCGKPKEIGFYDDPGKASFGDTIITSSTGEPSNLIPILASDQPSHQISGLVFNGLVKYDKNLDIVGDLAESWDISKDNLSITFHLRKNVSWHDGRPFTAHDVMYTYRVTVDEKTPTAYSGDFKLVKEAQVLDDYTFKVTYEKPFAPALISWNAAIMPRHLLEGRDITASPLRRAPIGTGPYMFSEWIAGDRLILSANPKYFEGRPYLNRYVMRVVPDTATTFLELKQGGIDMAALTPMQAVRQTDYPRFKREFNKFKFLAFSYVYMGYNLKHRYFKDKRVRQAITYAIDKKEIVDGILLGQGIEADGPIKPDMWSYNGNVKKYGYNKEKAASLLKEAGFEMGPDGILRKDGAPFEFTVLTSQGNDVRIKCAELIQKRLSDVGIRLKIRVIEWAAFINEFIDKKNFEAVILGWTIPQDPDLFDIWHSSKQGKKELNFISFENAEVDEMLVKSRHTLDRKERKKYLDRVQEILAEEQPYTFLFIPYANTAVHKRFKGIEPAPAGITYDFIKWYVPENQRRYKKSAALSP; translated from the coding sequence ATGTTCCCGAAATTATGGATTATATGGGCCCTCGTCCTTTTCTTCTGTCTTTCCTGCGGCAAACCGAAGGAAATCGGCTTTTATGACGATCCGGGGAAGGCGTCATTTGGCGATACTATTATCACGTCTTCAACAGGAGAGCCGTCGAACCTCATTCCGATCCTCGCTTCGGATCAGCCTTCCCACCAGATAAGCGGACTTGTTTTTAACGGGCTCGTCAAATATGACAAAAACCTCGATATCGTGGGGGACCTGGCTGAGTCGTGGGATATATCGAAAGATAATCTTTCCATAACCTTTCATCTCAGAAAAAATGTCTCCTGGCACGACGGCCGGCCCTTCACTGCCCATGATGTCATGTATACCTACCGGGTCACGGTGGACGAGAAGACGCCGACCGCCTATTCCGGAGATTTCAAGCTCGTAAAGGAAGCTCAGGTCCTTGACGATTATACGTTCAAAGTCACCTACGAGAAACCTTTCGCTCCGGCGCTCATAAGCTGGAACGCGGCAATAATGCCGAGGCACCTGCTTGAGGGACGGGATATCACCGCATCTCCCCTGCGCAGGGCGCCCATTGGTACCGGCCCCTATATGTTCAGTGAATGGATCGCGGGGGACCGGCTCATTCTCTCCGCCAATCCAAAATATTTCGAAGGCAGGCCCTATCTTAACCGTTACGTCATGCGCGTGGTGCCCGACACGGCGACCACTTTTCTCGAGCTGAAGCAGGGCGGCATCGACATGGCGGCATTGACCCCCATGCAGGCGGTAAGGCAGACCGATTATCCCCGATTCAAAAGGGAATTCAATAAATTCAAGTTCCTCGCCTTTTCCTATGTGTATATGGGCTATAATCTTAAGCACCGCTACTTTAAGGATAAACGGGTGCGTCAGGCGATCACCTATGCGATCGACAAGAAGGAGATCGTCGACGGAATCCTCCTCGGCCAGGGCATTGAAGCCGACGGTCCCATAAAGCCCGATATGTGGTCTTACAACGGGAATGTGAAGAAATACGGATACAATAAGGAGAAGGCGGCATCGCTCCTCAAGGAAGCGGGTTTCGAGATGGGACCCGATGGGATACTTCGCAAGGACGGCGCCCCCTTTGAATTCACCGTTTTGACGAGCCAGGGCAACGACGTGAGGATCAAGTGCGCGGAGCTTATTCAGAAGAGGCTTTCGGACGTGGGGATAAGGCTCAAGATCAGGGTGATCGAGTGGGCCGCTTTTATAAATGAATTCATCGACAAGAAGAATTTTGAAGCGGTCATCCTGGGATGGACGATCCCTCAGGATCCCGATCTGTTCGATATATGGCATTCATCGAAACAGGGCAAAAAGGAGCTTAACTTCATCTCTTTCGAAAATGCCGAGGTGGACGAGATGCTCGTGAAGTCGCGCCATACCCTGGACAGGAAAGAACGGAAAAAGTATCTCGACAGGGTGCAGGAGATCCTTGCCGAGGAGCAGCCCTACACGTTTCTTTTTATCCCTTATGCCAATACTGCGGTCCACAAGCGCTTCAAGGGAATAGAACCCGCCCCGGCGGGAATTACCTATGATTTTATAAAATGGTACGTGCCGGAGAACCAGAGGAGGTATAAAAAGAGTGCTGCGCTATCTCCTTAA
- a CDS encoding cyclophilin-like fold protein, with protein sequence MTVPVTITIGKTSLRGELFDTACARSIAEILPIEKDINRWGDEFYFEIPISVGLDEGATTAVKVGDIGYWPPGAALAIFFGPTPLSTGEDPVPAGAVNMVGKILGRAEELRKEKGAAHIRIEKA encoded by the coding sequence ATGACGGTCCCTGTTACAATCACTATAGGAAAGACTTCCCTTCGCGGCGAGCTGTTCGATACTGCCTGCGCTAGGTCCATTGCGGAGATTCTTCCCATTGAAAAAGATATCAATAGATGGGGTGATGAATTCTACTTCGAGATACCGATCTCCGTGGGGCTGGATGAGGGGGCTACCACGGCGGTGAAAGTCGGAGATATCGGATATTGGCCGCCGGGGGCCGCCCTGGCGATCTTCTTCGGCCCCACCCCTTTGAGCACCGGAGAGGACCCCGTGCCTGCCGGTGCGGTCAATATGGTGGGGAAGATCCTCGGCCGGGCGGAAGAGCTCAGGAAAGAGAAGGGGGCGGCGCACATCAGGATCGAGAAGGCGTAA
- a CDS encoding type III pantothenate kinase — protein MLLVIDIGNTNIVFGVYDEDNLVNHWRLSTSIQKTVDENAILLNSLLNFENIKLTDIDSAIISCVVPPMLIPFEIICRKYVGIRPLVVEPGIKTGMPILYENPQEVGADRIVNAVAGYEKYKKPLIIVDFGTATTFDYITAKGEYAGGAIAPGIMISLGALFERASKLPRVELIKPKSLIGKNTVHAMQAGIIYGYVGLVDGIVSKMKEEVGTTPYVIATGGLSSFIFKESLTIDEVDEMLTLRGLKMLYQKNKDHHKFK, from the coding sequence ATGCTACTTGTAATCGATATCGGTAATACGAACATTGTTTTCGGAGTATACGACGAGGATAACCTCGTCAACCATTGGAGGCTCAGCACCTCGATTCAGAAGACGGTTGATGAGAACGCGATCCTTTTAAACAGCCTTCTCAATTTCGAAAATATAAAGCTCACGGACATCGACAGCGCCATTATCTCATGTGTGGTGCCGCCCATGCTCATACCTTTCGAGATAATCTGCCGGAAGTATGTGGGGATAAGGCCTCTCGTGGTCGAGCCCGGCATCAAGACCGGTATGCCCATTCTTTACGAGAACCCCCAGGAAGTGGGAGCCGACCGGATCGTCAATGCGGTGGCAGGGTATGAGAAGTATAAAAAACCTCTTATCATCGTAGATTTTGGGACGGCCACCACCTTCGATTACATTACCGCAAAAGGAGAATATGCGGGAGGCGCCATCGCTCCCGGAATCATGATATCTCTGGGAGCGCTTTTCGAAAGGGCCTCCAAGCTCCCGAGGGTCGAGCTCATCAAACCGAAAAGCCTCATAGGCAAGAATACGGTCCATGCCATGCAGGCGGGAATTATTTACGGATATGTGGGTCTTGTCGACGGAATAGTGAGCAAGATGAAGGAAGAGGTCGGGACCACTCCCTACGTGATCGCCACAGGCGGTTTATCCAGTTTTATTTTCAAAGAATCTCTGACCATAGACGAAGTCGATGAGATGCTTACCCTGAGGGGACTCAAGATGCTCTATCAGAAGAACAAGGACCACCATAAATTCAAATGA
- a CDS encoding biotin--[acetyl-CoA-carboxylase] ligase codes for MDRIKELLTFLRETEGFVSGDYIARKIGISRTAVWKYVNHLDELGYNVTKAKGKGYMLVRGPDRLYPWEIDRFLDTRYVGHKSIYKDRVDSTNLLAFQLALNGEPEGAVVIAESQGMGKGRLGRVWFSPEGKNLYLSVILRPQVHPSRIYPITFLSSLAVYDTIKDLGTEPALKWPNDVLIHGKKVCGTLLELSTEAEMVRFVIVGIGLNINMEVGGMSEEIRQKATSLSMETRKVFERAEVCGKLLSNLERYYEIFKTQGESEICRIWQDRAAIKGKYLEIVQMGEVNRGICVGIDRDGAVVLEEGGRLKKIIAGDVNY; via the coding sequence ATGGACAGAATTAAGGAGCTGTTGACCTTTCTCCGGGAAACCGAGGGCTTTGTCTCGGGAGACTACATTGCACGCAAAATCGGCATCTCGAGGACTGCGGTCTGGAAATATGTGAACCACCTCGACGAGCTGGGCTACAATGTGACTAAGGCGAAAGGCAAAGGCTATATGCTGGTGCGGGGTCCCGACCGGCTTTACCCCTGGGAGATCGATCGTTTCCTCGACACACGGTACGTGGGCCACAAGTCGATTTATAAAGATAGAGTCGATTCGACCAACCTTCTGGCCTTCCAGCTCGCCCTCAATGGGGAGCCTGAAGGCGCCGTAGTGATCGCCGAATCGCAAGGCATGGGGAAAGGCCGGCTCGGACGGGTCTGGTTCTCTCCGGAGGGGAAGAACCTTTACCTGTCGGTTATCCTTCGGCCCCAGGTCCATCCCTCCCGTATTTATCCTATAACGTTTCTCTCGTCTCTTGCGGTCTATGACACCATAAAGGATTTAGGGACCGAACCCGCGCTCAAGTGGCCCAACGACGTGCTGATTCACGGAAAGAAGGTCTGTGGCACCCTTCTCGAGCTGTCGACGGAAGCGGAGATGGTGCGGTTCGTAATCGTAGGCATAGGGCTCAATATCAATATGGAAGTAGGGGGGATGTCTGAAGAGATCAGGCAGAAGGCCACCTCCCTCTCGATGGAGACAAGAAAGGTCTTTGAAAGAGCCGAAGTCTGTGGTAAGCTACTCTCCAACCTGGAACGATATTACGAGATTTTCAAAACTCAAGGCGAATCGGAGATCTGCAGGATCTGGCAGGATCGGGCGGCGATAAAAGGGAAGTACCTGGAGATAGTCCAGATGGGTGAAGTGAACCGGGGCATATGCGTGGGCATAGACCGGGACGGTGCGGTAGTCCTCGAAGAAGGGGGCCGGCTGAAAAAGATAATTGCGGGGGATGTGAATTATTAG
- the fusA gene encoding elongation factor G, with the protein MKKEVERLKKIRNIGIAAHIDAGKTTVTERILFYTGKTHKIGEVHEGTATMDYLPQEQERGITITSAVTTLEWAGHEIQLIDTPGHVDFTIEVERSLRVLDGMVAVFCGVGCVEPQSETVWHQADRYHVPRLAFINKLDRLGSDYFSVIDSIVEKFGANPIPIQIPLGREDGFYGVADLITMQAIVWDEADSGATYNSISIPKEYEEAVHEQRERLLEKLSLLDDRLMEIYLEGGTVEEALIHEVLRKGTIGLKCVPVLCGSALKNKGVQPLMDAVVRYLPSPLDVPSVEGINPQTGEIEEREARDDEDFTALAFKVVMQEGRKLVYIRVYGGTIKVGDDILNVNINKKEKISRIFKMHANHRERIEKAGTGAIVGIVGLKETSTGHTLVGAKPLVLEQIEVYQPVISIAVEPRKNADQEKLLLTLQRIAEEDPTFVVRTDEDAYQTVVSGMGELHLDVVVRRIKEEFNIELHVGRPQVVYKETIEREALVEHAFEKVLTGVAGTAGSSTPRGWVSLRISPNARGQGNVVHAHLKEESLAYPYISALEEGITEASHIGILKGFPLTDIKVDVLDASTSSPEFARLTLKMAAYEGFRKACVEAKPVLLVPFMSLTVTTPNEFLGEIIGDLNSRKCQITDVNSKDKITVIQANAPLTRMFGYSTDVRSLSQGRASFTMFFSHYDKIENGQN; encoded by the coding sequence ATGAAAAAAGAAGTCGAGCGCCTTAAAAAGATAAGGAACATCGGAATTGCCGCCCATATAGACGCGGGCAAGACAACCGTGACGGAGCGTATCCTTTTCTACACCGGCAAAACCCATAAGATCGGAGAAGTTCATGAAGGCACTGCTACCATGGATTACCTTCCCCAGGAGCAGGAGAGGGGCATTACCATTACCTCCGCGGTTACTACTCTTGAATGGGCCGGTCATGAGATACAGCTTATAGATACTCCGGGACACGTGGATTTCACCATTGAGGTGGAAAGGTCGCTCCGGGTTCTTGATGGCATGGTAGCGGTCTTTTGCGGGGTGGGCTGTGTGGAGCCCCAGTCGGAGACGGTGTGGCACCAGGCGGACAGGTACCACGTGCCGAGACTCGCATTTATAAATAAGCTGGATCGCCTCGGCTCCGATTATTTTTCCGTGATCGATTCGATTGTAGAGAAGTTCGGGGCAAATCCTATCCCCATACAGATACCTCTCGGAAGAGAGGACGGATTCTACGGGGTCGCGGATCTCATTACCATGCAAGCCATAGTCTGGGATGAAGCGGACTCCGGCGCGACTTATAACTCCATATCGATCCCGAAGGAGTATGAGGAGGCGGTCCATGAACAGCGGGAGCGGCTTCTCGAGAAACTCTCCCTTTTGGACGACAGGCTTATGGAGATCTATCTCGAAGGGGGGACCGTAGAAGAGGCCCTTATCCACGAGGTCCTGAGAAAAGGGACCATAGGCTTGAAATGCGTACCCGTCCTCTGCGGAAGCGCGTTGAAGAATAAAGGCGTTCAGCCCCTCATGGATGCGGTCGTGAGATACCTTCCTTCTCCCCTAGATGTACCTTCCGTCGAAGGGATAAATCCTCAGACAGGAGAGATCGAGGAGCGTGAGGCGAGGGACGACGAGGATTTTACGGCGCTGGCCTTCAAAGTGGTCATGCAGGAGGGGAGAAAACTCGTTTACATCAGGGTCTACGGGGGAACGATAAAGGTCGGGGATGATATCCTCAATGTCAACATCAACAAGAAAGAAAAAATCTCCAGAATTTTTAAAATGCATGCCAACCACAGGGAACGGATCGAAAAGGCAGGAACCGGCGCGATCGTGGGGATTGTGGGACTCAAGGAGACCTCCACGGGCCATACCCTGGTAGGGGCAAAACCCCTGGTGCTCGAGCAGATAGAAGTATATCAACCCGTTATCTCCATTGCAGTGGAGCCCCGGAAGAACGCAGACCAGGAGAAACTCCTTCTCACCCTCCAGCGCATCGCGGAGGAAGACCCTACATTTGTAGTGAGAACGGATGAGGACGCCTATCAGACAGTGGTCTCCGGCATGGGGGAGCTTCACCTGGACGTGGTGGTGAGGCGGATAAAAGAAGAGTTCAATATCGAGCTTCACGTGGGCAGGCCGCAGGTGGTCTACAAAGAGACCATAGAAAGAGAAGCCCTGGTGGAGCATGCTTTTGAGAAAGTACTTACCGGCGTGGCCGGAACCGCGGGTTCATCCACTCCCAGGGGGTGGGTCTCTCTCCGGATCTCTCCCAATGCAAGGGGCCAGGGTAACGTGGTGCACGCCCACCTGAAAGAGGAGAGCCTCGCATATCCCTACATCAGCGCCCTCGAAGAGGGCATCACGGAGGCCTCCCATATAGGGATCCTCAAAGGCTTTCCCTTGACGGATATAAAGGTCGACGTGCTGGACGCCTCCACGAGCAGTCCGGAGTTCGCGCGCCTTACCCTCAAGATGGCGGCCTATGAGGGCTTCAGGAAGGCATGCGTCGAGGCTAAACCCGTGCTTCTCGTTCCCTTTATGTCTCTTACGGTCACTACACCGAATGAATTTCTCGGTGAGATCATCGGCGACCTGAATTCGAGGAAGTGCCAGATCACGGATGTCAATTCAAAGGACAAGATCACGGTCATACAGGCGAATGCGCCGCTCACGAGGATGTTCGGCTATTCGACGGACGTGCGCTCACTCTCTCAGGGGAGGGCCTCTTTCACCATGTTCTTCTCTCACTACGACAAAATAGAAAATGGACAGAATTAA
- the budA gene encoding acetolactate decarboxylase — MRRFIVYVLVLVFTATGLSYAGQDTLTQISTIDALMTGIYDGETTLGALKGKGDFGVGTYNSLDGEMVLVDGEFYRINGRGAVERPGMETKTPFAAVTYFEADRTVILDKDMDFAGVANVADRMLPTLNMFYAIKISGVFRIVKTRSVPAQEKPYKPLKEVVKTQPLFTLKNVKGTIVGFRCPPYVKGVNVPGYHLHFITADRSAGGHVLDFAVEKATLEIDDTTEFTLIIPSDRDFYQADLTPDREKDLKAVEK, encoded by the coding sequence ATGAGACGATTCATTGTGTATGTTTTGGTTTTAGTTTTTACCGCAACAGGACTCTCTTATGCCGGGCAGGATACGCTCACCCAGATCTCGACTATAGATGCCCTGATGACAGGTATTTATGACGGGGAGACCACCCTTGGGGCCCTAAAAGGGAAAGGCGACTTCGGAGTGGGTACCTACAATTCCCTTGACGGTGAAATGGTGCTGGTAGACGGAGAATTTTACCGGATTAACGGACGGGGGGCGGTCGAGAGGCCGGGCATGGAGACGAAGACGCCCTTTGCCGCGGTGACATATTTCGAGGCGGATCGCACCGTTATTCTCGACAAGGATATGGATTTTGCGGGGGTCGCAAATGTAGCCGATCGAATGCTTCCTACCCTTAATATGTTTTATGCGATCAAGATATCGGGCGTTTTTCGCATCGTGAAGACCCGGAGCGTTCCCGCCCAGGAAAAGCCGTATAAGCCGTTGAAAGAGGTGGTAAAGACGCAGCCTCTTTTCACCTTAAAGAATGTAAAAGGCACGATCGTAGGTTTTCGTTGTCCTCCTTATGTGAAAGGAGTAAACGTTCCCGGCTATCACCTTCACTTCATCACGGCGGACCGGTCCGCCGGGGGGCATGTGCTCGACTTTGCAGTGGAGAAAGCCACGCTGGAGATAGATGATACCACGGAATTCACCCTCATTATTCCCTCGGATCGGGATTTTTATCAAGCCGATTTAACGCCGGACAGAGAAAAGGATCTCAAGGCGGTGGAAAAGTAA
- a CDS encoding Na/Pi cotransporter family protein, which translates to MVGSLLLFITGLALFLFGMLKLSSGMEGAFSGRIRNFIKFSVKNRFFGLVTGIAATTVFQSSSATTLLTVSIVSAGLITFYHSLGIILGADIGTTLTAQLVVWNVTDLSPWIILTGVLIFCIGVERWKSAGEMVVYFGLIFFGLGLIGDAAAPLKESETFIRFFRGTENPLLGLAIGIIFTAVVHASAIPVSILIILGQQGLISIEGALPVVFGANIGTTATAIMGSLFMNKAGKRSALAHLLFKVSGVGVSLLLFPLFVVLLKALSSEVAQQIALSHVILSLLIVILFIGLLKPFAWVVEAIVPGKEETLPLWPEYLDQKCLTIPQEALDCVNKELSREIFLAGRMFSESLTLIPSWSETRKRDIMYVELVVDNLQTEITQFLWNTSCGDLSPGLSRKLFAFSVIVDDIERIGDRSTNIMEAGESKYKRKAVFTDQAYSEIDEIGGLVLRNIEDTSSLIVKRDEELIRVVMVRHEEIRDKVREATDEHLKRFYTKLCKAEAGPLFVDILMNLELISEHCRTIADRIFGLTIDG; encoded by the coding sequence ATGGTAGGGAGTCTTCTGCTTTTCATCACCGGACTTGCCCTCTTTCTCTTCGGTATGCTGAAGCTGAGCTCGGGAATGGAGGGCGCCTTCAGCGGCAGGATCCGCAATTTTATAAAGTTTTCGGTAAAGAACCGGTTTTTCGGCTTGGTCACCGGCATTGCCGCCACCACGGTTTTTCAGAGTAGTTCTGCCACCACTCTTCTCACCGTGAGCATCGTGAGCGCGGGCCTCATCACTTTTTACCATTCCCTCGGCATAATATTAGGCGCGGATATAGGAACCACTCTCACGGCCCAGCTAGTGGTATGGAATGTGACCGACCTGTCTCCATGGATTATTCTGACGGGTGTCCTCATCTTCTGCATCGGTGTGGAGAGATGGAAATCTGCGGGCGAGATGGTCGTCTATTTCGGTCTCATCTTCTTCGGCCTCGGCCTGATAGGCGATGCCGCTGCTCCGTTGAAAGAGAGCGAGACCTTTATACGCTTCTTCAGGGGAACCGAAAATCCCCTCCTCGGTTTGGCGATAGGCATTATTTTTACGGCAGTGGTGCATGCGTCCGCCATCCCCGTAAGCATTCTTATAATCCTCGGACAACAGGGGCTCATATCGATTGAAGGTGCTCTTCCGGTCGTATTCGGGGCGAATATTGGGACCACGGCTACAGCCATCATGGGCAGCCTCTTCATGAATAAGGCCGGCAAGAGGAGCGCCCTGGCCCATCTCCTTTTCAAGGTATCGGGGGTAGGGGTATCCCTTCTTTTATTCCCCCTCTTTGTCGTATTGCTCAAGGCCCTTTCTTCCGAGGTAGCCCAACAGATTGCCCTGAGTCATGTAATCCTCAGCCTCCTCATAGTTATTCTTTTCATAGGTCTCCTCAAACCCTTTGCATGGGTTGTGGAGGCAATCGTCCCGGGCAAAGAAGAGACTCTGCCGCTTTGGCCGGAATACCTCGACCAAAAATGCCTCACAATCCCGCAGGAGGCCCTGGATTGTGTGAACAAGGAGCTCTCCAGGGAGATATTCCTTGCGGGAAGGATGTTCTCGGAAAGTCTCACGCTCATCCCCTCGTGGAGTGAAACCCGGAAAAGAGACATCATGTATGTGGAGCTCGTGGTGGATAACCTTCAGACGGAGATTACACAATTCCTGTGGAATACTTCTTGCGGAGACCTGTCTCCCGGATTATCAAGGAAATTATTCGCTTTTTCCGTGATTGTGGATGACATAGAAAGGATCGGTGACCGCTCCACAAATATTATGGAGGCGGGGGAATCGAAGTACAAGAGAAAAGCCGTCTTTACCGATCAGGCCTACTCTGAAATAGACGAGATAGGAGGATTGGTCCTCAGAAATATAGAAGATACGTCATCTCTCATCGTGAAAAGGGACGAGGAGCTCATAAGGGTCGTGATGGTAAGGCACGAGGAGATAAGGGATAAAGTCAGGGAAGCCACGGATGAGCATCTGAAGAGGTTCTACACCAAACTCTGTAAGGCCGAGGCGGGTCCGCTGTTTGTCGACATTCTCATGAACCTGGAGCTCATATCGGAACATTGCCGGACTATAGCGGACCGAATCTTCGGGCTTACAATCGATGGGTAA
- the metG gene encoding methionine--tRNA ligase subunit beta produces MENITFDLFQTMDLRVAEIRSCEEVEGADKLYKLTVDIGEERTIVAGIKPFYGKEELVGKKIVVVTNLEPRKLRGILSHGMLLAASTEDKSSVVLLTLDKDIVNGSKIS; encoded by the coding sequence ATGGAAAATATCACGTTCGATCTATTTCAGACCATGGATTTGCGGGTTGCCGAGATCAGATCATGCGAAGAGGTGGAGGGGGCTGACAAGCTCTACAAGCTGACTGTCGATATAGGCGAAGAAAGGACCATCGTGGCAGGCATCAAGCCTTTCTATGGAAAAGAAGAGCTGGTCGGCAAGAAGATCGTAGTGGTGACAAATCTCGAACCGAGAAAGCTGCGGGGCATACTCTCTCATGGAATGCTTCTCGCAGCCTCGACCGAAGATAAATCTTCCGTCGTACTCCTTACCCTGGACAAGGATATCGTCAACGGCAGCAAAATCTCGTGA
- a CDS encoding fumarylacetoacetate hydrolase family protein, with product MFQPTKIVAIGLNYHDHAKELNMMVPDYPLIFLKPSTSVIGTGEAIVFPPQSEELHYEGELAIVIKDRTRKVTREEAGAHIAGYTCANDVTARDMQRKDGQWTRAKSFDTFCPLGPRIVRDIDPGNCEILTRVNGAIRQHSHTKNMIFNVFEIVSFVSDIMTLLPGDVIITGTPPGVGPMARGDEVEVEIEGIGVLRNRII from the coding sequence ATGTTTCAGCCCACGAAGATAGTCGCTATCGGGCTCAACTATCACGATCATGCAAAAGAGCTCAATATGATGGTCCCCGATTATCCGCTTATCTTTCTTAAGCCCTCGACCTCTGTAATAGGGACCGGAGAAGCGATCGTCTTTCCCCCTCAGTCGGAGGAGCTGCATTATGAAGGGGAATTGGCCATAGTGATAAAAGACAGGACCAGAAAGGTGACCCGTGAAGAGGCGGGCGCGCATATCGCAGGATATACCTGCGCGAATGACGTCACAGCCAGGGACATGCAGAGAAAAGACGGACAGTGGACGAGGGCCAAATCCTTCGATACCTTCTGCCCCCTGGGGCCCCGCATCGTTCGGGACATCGACCCCGGCAATTGCGAGATTTTGACCAGAGTCAACGGAGCGATCAGGCAGCACTCTCACACCAAAAACATGATCTTCAACGTCTTTGAGATCGTGAGCTTCGTGTCGGATATCATGACTCTCCTGCCGGGGGATGTGATCATCACTGGCACGCCGCCGGGGGTTGGGCCAATGGCGAGGGGGGACGAGGTGGAGGTGGAGATCGAAGGTATCGGAGTTCTGAGGAACAGAATAATATAG
- a CDS encoding PLD nuclease N-terminal domain-containing protein produces METQNLPPSLIIFVFFSLVLSIWAIVDIFRSAFTKLSKILWLIVVVFAPFGVFIYLFLGRRLKPLPQNPAPDDVPPDTPRRKGVLPSPARQPVRWPAPLTLMALGVFCVLLYLKMVTYLGQEKTALFLIGAMVVIAAILVFFYINQARKK; encoded by the coding sequence ATGGAAACCCAAAACCTGCCCCCTTCACTCATCATATTTGTCTTTTTTTCACTCGTTCTTTCCATATGGGCCATCGTCGATATCTTCAGAAGCGCCTTCACGAAGTTAAGCAAGATACTATGGCTGATCGTGGTTGTTTTTGCGCCCTTCGGGGTATTCATTTATCTGTTCCTGGGCAGGAGGTTAAAGCCCCTTCCTCAGAATCCCGCCCCTGATGACGTACCACCGGATACTCCTCGCAGGAAAGGCGTCCTTCCTTCACCGGCAAGACAGCCGGTCCGTTGGCCAGCGCCCCTGACACTCATGGCACTGGGGGTATTTTGCGTGCTTTTATATCTTAAAATGGTTACTTATCTGGGTCAGGAAAAAACCGCACTCTTCCTTATCGGCGCCATGGTCGTGATAGCCGCCATCCTTGTCTTTTTTTATATAAATCAGGCGAGAAAGAAATGA